From Mauremys reevesii isolate NIE-2019 linkage group 10, ASM1616193v1, whole genome shotgun sequence, the proteins below share one genomic window:
- the LOC120373802 gene encoding lamin-L(III)-like isoform X1 has product MATAVSSTPGGSGRALGRSAAFSPLSPTRLSRLQEKEELQQLNDRLAAYIDRVRALEADKSTLQLRLAEQEEGSSRELGNLRLRYETELADARKALDCIAIERATLQVELGKLSEEHRQLHARNSKKEADLNLAQAHIRDLDAQLNSKEADLATALSGKRSLEGDLQELKDQIVTLKLALEDTKKHLHGEMLRRVDLENQMKTVQEQMTFQKRLHEDELKETKRFHESRIAEIESGRQREFESKLSDALQGLRKEHEEQIQEYKDDLERTFSAKMENAQLSAAKNSDFANAAREELMETKMRVDTLTSQLNHYQSQNCALENRIRELQETLDYDREMHRRRMAEKDKEMAQTRRQMQAQLEEYEHLLDVKLALDLEINAYRKMLEGEEQRLKLSSSPSSQSVATQATTSHGRRFLHGKKRKLKESKKGEHSVSFKIVQHASCSGNVSIEEIDTEGNFVKLKNNSDEDQSLTGWVLRRRLGSLSEITYKFPARFVLQAGQVVTIWGADAGVNQSPSDLVWKSQQSWGTGDNIGVTLINADGEETAERKVIHVSRGEGGELEEEFDEEEITGSEMEFHRRHLQQNEDPSCSVM; this is encoded by the exons ATGGCCACGGCGGTGTCCTCCACCCCGGGAGGCAGCGGGCGGGCTCTCGGGCGCTCGGCCGCGTTCTCCCCGCTCAGCCCGACCCGGCTCAGCCGGCTGCAGGAGAaagaggagctgcagcagctcaaTGACCGCCTGGCCGCCTACATCGACCGCGTGCGGGCCCTGGAGGCCGATAAATCGACGCTGCAGCTGCGGCTGGCGGAGCAGGAGGAAGGGAGCAGCCGGGAGCTGGGCAACCTGCGGCTCCGCTACGAGACCGAGCTGGCCGATGCCCGCAAGGCGCTGGACTGCATCGCTATCGAGCGGGCCACGCTGCAGGTGGAGCTGGGCAAGCTCAGCGAGGAGCACCGGCAGCTGCACGCCAG GAATTCTAAAAAAGAAGCTGACTTAAACCTGGCACAGGCTCACATAAGAGACCTTGATGCTCAGCTGAACTCCAAGGAGGCTGACTTAGCAACAGCTTTGAGTGGAAAAAGAAGTTTGGAGGGCGACCTTCAAGAGTTAAAGGATCAAATAGTCACT CTTAAGTTGGCATTGGAAGATACCAAAAAGCATCTCCATGGAGAAATGTTGAGGAGAGTGGACCTGGAAAACCAAATGAAAACTGTGCAAGAACAAATGACATTCCAGAAACGCCTTCATGAAGAT GAGCTCAAGGAAACAAAAAGATTCCATGAGAGCAGGATAGCAGAAATAGAATCTGGTCGTCAGAGGGAATTTGAGAGCAAACTTTCAGATGCTCTGCAAGGACTCAGAAAGGAGCATGAAGAACAAATTCAGGAATACAAAGATGACTTGGAGCGTACATTCAGTGCCAAA atggagaaTGCCCAACTTTCTGCCGCAAAAAATAGCGACTTTGCCAATGCTGCTCGTGAGGAGCTGATGGAAACAAAGATGAGAGTTGACACCTTGACATCCCAGCTTAATCATTATCAAAGCCAG AACTGTGCATTGGAGAACAGAATAAGAGAATTACAGGAGACCCTGGATTATGACCGTGAGATGCATCGAAGACGTATGGCTGAAAAAGataaagaaatggcacaaacgcGGCGGCAGATGCAAGCACAGTTGGAAGAATATGAGCATCTACTAGATGTGAAACTGGCTCTAGATCTGGAAATAAATGCCTACAGAAAGATGCTGGAAGGAGAAGAACAGAG GCTAAAACTGTCATCTAGTCCATCTTCCCAAAGTGTTGCAACCCAGGCAACAACCAGCCATGGGCGTCGCTTCCTGCATGGAAAAAAGAGAAAACTGAAAGAATCCAAAAAGGGGGAGCACAGTGTCAGCTTTAAAATTGTTCAGCATGCATCATGTTCAGGAAATGTGTCTATAGAAGAAATTGACACAGAAGGGAATTTTGTCAAGCTTAAAAACAACTCTGACGAG GATCAATCACTAACTGGATGGGTACTAAGACGACGGCTTGGAAGCTTGTCTGAAATAACATACAAATTCCCTGCTCGGTTTGTCCTTCAGGCAGGCCAAGTAGTTACG aTCTGGGGTGCTGATGCTGGTGTAAACCAGAGTCCTAGTGATCTGGTGTGGAAATCCCAGCAGTCTTGGGGAACTGGGGATAACATTGGTGTTACACTCATCAATGCTGATGGAGAG GAGACAGCAGAACGGAAGGTCATACATGTATCCAGAGGAGAAGGTGGTGAACTGGAAGAGGAGTTTGATGAAGAAGAAATAACGGGGAGTGAAATGGAGTTTCATCGTCGG CATCTCCAGCAAAATGAAGATCCTAGCTGTTCTGTCATGTAA
- the LOC120373802 gene encoding lamin-L(III)-like isoform X3 produces MATAVSSTPGGSGRALGRSAAFSPLSPTRLSRLQEKEELQQLNDRLAAYIDRVRALEADKSTLQLRLAEQEEGSSRELGNLRLRYETELADARKALDCIAIERATLQVELGKLSEEHRQLHARNSKKEADLNLAQAHIRDLDAQLNSKEADLATALSGKRSLEGDLQELKDQIVTLKLALEDTKKHLHGEMLRRVDLENQMKTVQEQMTFQKRLHEDELKETKRFHESRIAEIESGRQREFESKLSDALQGLRKEHEEQIQEYKDDLERTFSAKMENAQLSAAKNSDFANAAREELMETKMRVDTLTSQLNHYQSQNCALENRIRELQETLDYDREMHRRRMAEKDKEMAQTRRQMQAQLEEYEHLLDVKLALDLEINAYRKMLEGEEQRLKLSSSPSSQSVATQATTSHGRRFLHGKKRKLKESKKGEHSVSFKIVQHASCSGNVSIEEIDTEGNFVKLKNNSDEDQSLTGWVLRRRLGSLSEITYKFPARFVLQAGQVVTIWGADAGVNQSPSDLVWKSQQSWGTGDNIGVTLINADGEETAERKVIHVSRGEGGELEEEFDEEEITGSEMEFHRRNKE; encoded by the exons ATGGCCACGGCGGTGTCCTCCACCCCGGGAGGCAGCGGGCGGGCTCTCGGGCGCTCGGCCGCGTTCTCCCCGCTCAGCCCGACCCGGCTCAGCCGGCTGCAGGAGAaagaggagctgcagcagctcaaTGACCGCCTGGCCGCCTACATCGACCGCGTGCGGGCCCTGGAGGCCGATAAATCGACGCTGCAGCTGCGGCTGGCGGAGCAGGAGGAAGGGAGCAGCCGGGAGCTGGGCAACCTGCGGCTCCGCTACGAGACCGAGCTGGCCGATGCCCGCAAGGCGCTGGACTGCATCGCTATCGAGCGGGCCACGCTGCAGGTGGAGCTGGGCAAGCTCAGCGAGGAGCACCGGCAGCTGCACGCCAG GAATTCTAAAAAAGAAGCTGACTTAAACCTGGCACAGGCTCACATAAGAGACCTTGATGCTCAGCTGAACTCCAAGGAGGCTGACTTAGCAACAGCTTTGAGTGGAAAAAGAAGTTTGGAGGGCGACCTTCAAGAGTTAAAGGATCAAATAGTCACT CTTAAGTTGGCATTGGAAGATACCAAAAAGCATCTCCATGGAGAAATGTTGAGGAGAGTGGACCTGGAAAACCAAATGAAAACTGTGCAAGAACAAATGACATTCCAGAAACGCCTTCATGAAGAT GAGCTCAAGGAAACAAAAAGATTCCATGAGAGCAGGATAGCAGAAATAGAATCTGGTCGTCAGAGGGAATTTGAGAGCAAACTTTCAGATGCTCTGCAAGGACTCAGAAAGGAGCATGAAGAACAAATTCAGGAATACAAAGATGACTTGGAGCGTACATTCAGTGCCAAA atggagaaTGCCCAACTTTCTGCCGCAAAAAATAGCGACTTTGCCAATGCTGCTCGTGAGGAGCTGATGGAAACAAAGATGAGAGTTGACACCTTGACATCCCAGCTTAATCATTATCAAAGCCAG AACTGTGCATTGGAGAACAGAATAAGAGAATTACAGGAGACCCTGGATTATGACCGTGAGATGCATCGAAGACGTATGGCTGAAAAAGataaagaaatggcacaaacgcGGCGGCAGATGCAAGCACAGTTGGAAGAATATGAGCATCTACTAGATGTGAAACTGGCTCTAGATCTGGAAATAAATGCCTACAGAAAGATGCTGGAAGGAGAAGAACAGAG GCTAAAACTGTCATCTAGTCCATCTTCCCAAAGTGTTGCAACCCAGGCAACAACCAGCCATGGGCGTCGCTTCCTGCATGGAAAAAAGAGAAAACTGAAAGAATCCAAAAAGGGGGAGCACAGTGTCAGCTTTAAAATTGTTCAGCATGCATCATGTTCAGGAAATGTGTCTATAGAAGAAATTGACACAGAAGGGAATTTTGTCAAGCTTAAAAACAACTCTGACGAG GATCAATCACTAACTGGATGGGTACTAAGACGACGGCTTGGAAGCTTGTCTGAAATAACATACAAATTCCCTGCTCGGTTTGTCCTTCAGGCAGGCCAAGTAGTTACG aTCTGGGGTGCTGATGCTGGTGTAAACCAGAGTCCTAGTGATCTGGTGTGGAAATCCCAGCAGTCTTGGGGAACTGGGGATAACATTGGTGTTACACTCATCAATGCTGATGGAGAG GAGACAGCAGAACGGAAGGTCATACATGTATCCAGAGGAGAAGGTGGTGAACTGGAAGAGGAGTTTGATGAAGAAGAAATAACGGGGAGTGAAATGGAGTTTCATCGTCGG AACAAAGAATAA
- the LOC120373802 gene encoding lamin-L(III)-like isoform X2, with the protein MATAVSSTPGGSGRALGRSAAFSPLSPTRLSRLQEKEELQQLNDRLAAYIDRVRALEADKSTLQLRLAEQEEGSSRELGNLRLRYETELADARKALDCIAIERATLQVELGKLSEEHRQLHARNSKKEADLNLAQAHIRDLDAQLNSKEADLATALSGKRSLEGDLQELKDQIVTLKLALEDTKKHLHGEMLRRVDLENQMKTVQEQMTFQKRLHEDELKETKRFHESRIAEIESGRQREFESKLSDALQGLRKEHEEQIQEYKDDLERTFSAKMENAQLSAAKNSDFANAAREELMETKMRVDTLTSQLNHYQSQNCALENRIRELQETLDYDREMHRRRMAEKDKEMAQTRRQMQAQLEEYEHLLDVKLALDLEINAYRKMLEGEEQRLKLSSSPSSQSVATQATTSHGRRFLHGKKRKLKESKKGEHSVSFKIVQHASCSGNVSIEEIDTEGNFVKLKNNSDEDQSLTGWVLRRRLGSLSEITYKFPARFVLQAGQVVTIWGADAGVNQSPSDLVWKSQQSWGTGDNIGVTLINADGEETAERKVIHVSRGEGGELEEEFDEEEITGSEMEFHRRTKRRKKKCCLVS; encoded by the exons ATGGCCACGGCGGTGTCCTCCACCCCGGGAGGCAGCGGGCGGGCTCTCGGGCGCTCGGCCGCGTTCTCCCCGCTCAGCCCGACCCGGCTCAGCCGGCTGCAGGAGAaagaggagctgcagcagctcaaTGACCGCCTGGCCGCCTACATCGACCGCGTGCGGGCCCTGGAGGCCGATAAATCGACGCTGCAGCTGCGGCTGGCGGAGCAGGAGGAAGGGAGCAGCCGGGAGCTGGGCAACCTGCGGCTCCGCTACGAGACCGAGCTGGCCGATGCCCGCAAGGCGCTGGACTGCATCGCTATCGAGCGGGCCACGCTGCAGGTGGAGCTGGGCAAGCTCAGCGAGGAGCACCGGCAGCTGCACGCCAG GAATTCTAAAAAAGAAGCTGACTTAAACCTGGCACAGGCTCACATAAGAGACCTTGATGCTCAGCTGAACTCCAAGGAGGCTGACTTAGCAACAGCTTTGAGTGGAAAAAGAAGTTTGGAGGGCGACCTTCAAGAGTTAAAGGATCAAATAGTCACT CTTAAGTTGGCATTGGAAGATACCAAAAAGCATCTCCATGGAGAAATGTTGAGGAGAGTGGACCTGGAAAACCAAATGAAAACTGTGCAAGAACAAATGACATTCCAGAAACGCCTTCATGAAGAT GAGCTCAAGGAAACAAAAAGATTCCATGAGAGCAGGATAGCAGAAATAGAATCTGGTCGTCAGAGGGAATTTGAGAGCAAACTTTCAGATGCTCTGCAAGGACTCAGAAAGGAGCATGAAGAACAAATTCAGGAATACAAAGATGACTTGGAGCGTACATTCAGTGCCAAA atggagaaTGCCCAACTTTCTGCCGCAAAAAATAGCGACTTTGCCAATGCTGCTCGTGAGGAGCTGATGGAAACAAAGATGAGAGTTGACACCTTGACATCCCAGCTTAATCATTATCAAAGCCAG AACTGTGCATTGGAGAACAGAATAAGAGAATTACAGGAGACCCTGGATTATGACCGTGAGATGCATCGAAGACGTATGGCTGAAAAAGataaagaaatggcacaaacgcGGCGGCAGATGCAAGCACAGTTGGAAGAATATGAGCATCTACTAGATGTGAAACTGGCTCTAGATCTGGAAATAAATGCCTACAGAAAGATGCTGGAAGGAGAAGAACAGAG GCTAAAACTGTCATCTAGTCCATCTTCCCAAAGTGTTGCAACCCAGGCAACAACCAGCCATGGGCGTCGCTTCCTGCATGGAAAAAAGAGAAAACTGAAAGAATCCAAAAAGGGGGAGCACAGTGTCAGCTTTAAAATTGTTCAGCATGCATCATGTTCAGGAAATGTGTCTATAGAAGAAATTGACACAGAAGGGAATTTTGTCAAGCTTAAAAACAACTCTGACGAG GATCAATCACTAACTGGATGGGTACTAAGACGACGGCTTGGAAGCTTGTCTGAAATAACATACAAATTCCCTGCTCGGTTTGTCCTTCAGGCAGGCCAAGTAGTTACG aTCTGGGGTGCTGATGCTGGTGTAAACCAGAGTCCTAGTGATCTGGTGTGGAAATCCCAGCAGTCTTGGGGAACTGGGGATAACATTGGTGTTACACTCATCAATGCTGATGGAGAG GAGACAGCAGAACGGAAGGTCATACATGTATCCAGAGGAGAAGGTGGTGAACTGGAAGAGGAGTTTGATGAAGAAGAAATAACGGGGAGTGAAATGGAGTTTCATCGTCGG accaaaagaagaaaaaagaaatgttGTTTGGTGTCATGA